The Streptomyces phaeolivaceus genome has a window encoding:
- the mnmA gene encoding tRNA 2-thiouridine(34) synthase MnmA produces MTEISQRSRPLRVLAAMSGGVDSAVAAARAAEAGHDVTGVHLALSANPQSFRTGARGCCTIEDSRDARRAADVIGIPFYVWDLAERFREDVVEDFVAEYEAGRTPNPCLRCNEKIKFAALLDKALALGFDAVCTGHYAQVIVNPDGTRELHRASDMAKDQSYVLGVLDDRQLAHALFPLGDTVTTKDEIRAEAERRGLAVAKKPDSHDICFIADGDTQGFLADRLGRAEGDILDESGNVLGTHEGAYGYTIGQRKGLRIGTPAPDGKPRYVLDISPVDNTVTVGPAASLDVDALTAIRPRWCGAAPTGPGTYTAQLRAHGGETEVHAELIDGTLQVTFTEPVRGVAPGQAIVLYDDTRVVGSATIASTTRARAGAV; encoded by the coding sequence ATGACTGAGATCTCGCAGCGCTCCCGCCCCCTCCGTGTCCTCGCCGCCATGTCCGGCGGGGTCGATTCCGCCGTGGCCGCCGCCCGCGCGGCGGAAGCCGGGCACGATGTGACAGGCGTCCATCTGGCGCTGTCCGCGAACCCGCAGTCCTTCCGGACCGGCGCGCGCGGCTGCTGCACGATCGAGGACTCCCGGGACGCCCGCCGCGCCGCCGACGTCATCGGCATCCCCTTCTACGTCTGGGACCTCGCCGAGCGCTTCCGTGAGGACGTCGTCGAGGACTTCGTCGCCGAGTACGAGGCCGGCCGCACCCCGAACCCCTGCCTGCGCTGCAACGAGAAGATCAAGTTCGCGGCCCTGCTCGACAAGGCCCTCGCCCTGGGCTTCGACGCGGTCTGCACGGGCCACTACGCCCAGGTGATCGTGAACCCGGACGGCACGCGTGAGCTGCACCGCGCCTCCGACATGGCCAAGGACCAGTCGTACGTCCTGGGCGTCCTGGACGACCGGCAGCTCGCGCACGCGCTGTTCCCGCTGGGGGACACGGTGACGACGAAGGACGAGATCCGCGCGGAGGCCGAGCGCAGGGGACTGGCCGTCGCCAAGAAGCCCGACTCCCACGACATCTGCTTCATCGCCGACGGCGACACCCAGGGCTTCCTCGCCGACCGGCTGGGCCGCGCCGAGGGCGACATCCTCGACGAGTCCGGCAACGTCCTGGGCACCCACGAGGGCGCCTACGGCTACACCATCGGCCAGCGCAAGGGCCTGCGCATCGGCACCCCGGCCCCCGACGGCAAGCCGCGCTACGTCCTCGACATCTCCCCGGTGGACAACACGGTGACGGTCGGCCCGGCCGCCTCCCTCGACGTCGACGCCCTCACCGCGATCCGCCCCCGCTGGTGCGGCGCGGCCCCCACCGGCCCCGGCACCTACACCGCCCAGCTCCGCGCCCACGGCGGCGAGACCGAGGTCCACGCGGAGCTGATCGACGGCACCCTCCAGGTCACCTTCACCGAGCCCGTCCGCGGCGTCGCACCCGGCCAGGCGATCGTCCTGTACGACGACACCCGGGTGGTGGGGTCGGCGACGATCGCGTCGACCACGCGCGCGCGTGCGGGAGCCGTGTAG
- a CDS encoding class I SAM-dependent methyltransferase, whose product MTATEPAGQAGNPSRDPSRDPSRNRRSLGHRMRYALRHPRRVPAHAHRVARDTWLRLKHRDHIAYYRAVMAADTARSPEAAVGHNPSVEKWQRMGRMQFDYLLRHGLEPRHRMLEIGCGNLRAGRLFIDHLDAGNYYGIDISPAILMEAQRTLAREGLQSKLPHLALVADLTFSFLPAGHFDVVHAHSVFSHSPPHVIEQCLAHVGRVLAPGGFFDFTFGRTEGTEHQVLHEDFYYRTETLVELARKHGLSARLMDDWEDLPHRQSKIRATVAEEAGERGGPDVGGAP is encoded by the coding sequence ATGACAGCCACAGAACCGGCGGGACAGGCCGGGAACCCGTCCCGCGATCCGTCCCGAGATCCGTCCCGGAACCGGCGGAGTCTCGGGCATCGGATGCGGTACGCGTTGCGGCATCCCCGGCGGGTGCCCGCGCACGCGCACCGGGTGGCGCGGGACACCTGGCTGCGGCTGAAGCACCGTGATCACATCGCCTACTACCGGGCCGTGATGGCCGCCGACACCGCGCGCAGCCCGGAGGCCGCCGTCGGGCACAACCCGTCGGTGGAGAAGTGGCAGCGCATGGGGCGGATGCAGTTCGACTACCTTCTGCGGCACGGGCTGGAACCGCGGCACCGGATGCTGGAGATCGGCTGCGGGAACCTGCGGGCCGGGCGGCTCTTCATCGACCACCTGGACGCCGGGAACTACTACGGCATCGACATCTCGCCGGCCATCCTCATGGAGGCCCAGCGCACCCTCGCGCGCGAGGGCCTGCAGTCCAAACTCCCGCATCTCGCGCTCGTCGCCGACCTCACGTTCTCCTTCCTGCCCGCCGGGCACTTCGACGTCGTCCACGCGCACAGCGTGTTCTCCCACTCGCCGCCGCACGTCATCGAGCAGTGCCTCGCGCACGTCGGCCGCGTCCTCGCCCCCGGCGGCTTCTTCGACTTCACCTTCGGCCGCACCGAGGGCACCGAACACCAGGTGCTCCACGAGGACTTCTACTACCGGACCGAGACCCTCGTCGAACTCGCCCGGAAACACGGCCTGTCCGCCCGCCTCATGGACGACTGGGAGGACCTTCCGCACCGCCAGTCGAAGATCCGCGCGACGGTGGCGGAGGAGGCCGGCGAACGAGGGGGTCCCGACGTCGGTGGCGCCCCCTAA
- a CDS encoding LOG family protein, with the protein MNICVFLSAADLDDRYTRPAKEFAKLIGKGGHTLVWGGSDVGLMKVVADGVQEAGGRLLGVSVEFLSAKARPGTDEMVVARDLAERKRVLLEKADAVVVMVGGTGTLDEATEILELKKHGHTDKPVVLLNTAGFYDGLKEQFRRMEDEGFLPRPLTDLVFFAEEPVGAMAYLEESRGVA; encoded by the coding sequence ATGAACATCTGCGTCTTCCTCTCCGCCGCCGACCTCGACGACCGCTACACCCGCCCCGCGAAGGAGTTCGCGAAGCTGATCGGCAAGGGCGGACACACCCTGGTGTGGGGTGGTTCGGACGTCGGGCTGATGAAGGTGGTCGCCGACGGTGTGCAGGAGGCCGGCGGCAGACTGCTGGGCGTCTCGGTCGAGTTCCTGTCGGCCAAGGCGCGGCCCGGAACCGACGAGATGGTGGTCGCCCGGGACCTCGCCGAGCGCAAGCGGGTGCTCCTGGAGAAGGCCGACGCCGTCGTCGTCATGGTCGGTGGGACCGGCACGCTCGACGAGGCGACCGAGATCCTGGAGCTGAAGAAGCACGGCCACACCGACAAGCCGGTCGTGCTGCTGAACACCGCGGGCTTCTACGACGGCCTGAAGGAGCAGTTCCGCCGCATGGAGGACGAGGGATTCCTGCCCCGCCCCCTCACCGACCTGGTCTTCTTCGCCGAGGAGCCGGTGGGCGCGATGGCATACCTGGAGGAGAGCCGGGGCGTGGCCTAG
- a CDS encoding SDR family oxidoreductase: MATHVITGAGSGIGAAVARQLHARGDELVLHARDAGRAKELAAEFPGARTLVGDLADPDKLSWAFSHQTLPDRVDSLLHIAGVVDLGAVGDLTPKAWRHQLNVNLVAPAELTRHFLPQLRAARGHVVFVNSGAGLNAHADWSAYAASKHGLKALADSLRWEEHGNGVRVTTVYPGRTASPMQAKVHRQEGKEYDPSRWIAPESVATTILMALDLPRDAEINDLTVRPGSAQ, from the coding sequence ATGGCTACTCATGTGATCACCGGGGCGGGTTCCGGCATCGGCGCGGCCGTCGCGCGACAGTTGCACGCGCGCGGGGACGAACTCGTGCTGCACGCGCGCGACGCGGGGCGGGCGAAGGAGTTGGCGGCGGAGTTCCCGGGGGCGCGGACGCTGGTCGGCGATCTGGCGGACCCGGACAAGCTGTCCTGGGCCTTCTCCCATCAGACGCTGCCCGACCGGGTGGACTCGCTGCTGCACATCGCGGGTGTGGTCGACCTCGGGGCGGTGGGCGATCTGACGCCGAAGGCCTGGCGGCACCAGCTCAACGTCAACCTCGTCGCGCCCGCCGAGCTGACCCGGCACTTCCTGCCCCAACTCCGCGCCGCGCGCGGGCATGTGGTGTTCGTCAACTCCGGCGCGGGGCTCAACGCGCACGCGGACTGGTCCGCCTACGCCGCGTCCAAGCACGGACTCAAGGCGTTGGCGGACTCGTTGCGGTGGGAGGAGCACGGGAACGGGGTGCGGGTGACGACGGTCTATCCCGGGCGGACGGCCAGTCCCATGCAGGCGAAGGTGCATCGGCAGGAGGGCAAGGAGTACGACCCGTCGAGGTGGATCGCCCCCGAGTCGGTGGCGACGACGATCCTCATGGCCCTCGACCTCCCCCGCGACGCGGAGATCAACGACCTGACGGTCCGCCCGGGGAGCGCCCAGTAG
- the ltrA gene encoding group II intron reverse transcriptase/maturase, translated as MTTGTSRAHAVLGDSGAVNGPEGGPTDWQSIDWHKAEEEVRRLRQRIFTASQAGDLKKVRNLQKLMLRSRSNTLLSVRRVTEINAGRKTAGVDGRVVLLPQGKAELADWMQHRATLWKPRPVKRVFVPKAGGRQRGLGIPVIIDRCLQAVAVNALEPEWEARFEPRSYGFRPGRGCHDAIGVIFLVVKGKNPRRQWILDADLAAAFDRIDHDRLLAALGHFPARGLVKQWMKAGVLDRGRLSPTEEGVPQGGIISPVLMNVALHGMEAAAGVRYQLTGVGAGELKEGSPSLVRYADDLVTLCHSRGEAEQVKERLAGWLAPRGLAFNEDKTRIVHLDEGCDFLGFTIRRYHGVLLIKPSKAAVRRIRARLTAEVRALRGQNATAVIAKLNPIIRGWAAYYRGVVSSEIFTALDNHVWKLVYKWARHTHPNKSRGWVAAQYFGRFNRSRQDRWVFGDRASGRYLTKFSWTKIVRHQLVAKGASVDDPALADYWASRRHRNKPPLSPYGLRLLQAQHGRCSLCGDLLLHADRQPQSPQEWEQWLRVTRMAVRSNALTVTPDGDQSDDHVAFQMIHTHCHRRRGGRGPATPGAS; from the coding sequence ATGACGACTGGAACCTCCCGGGCGCATGCCGTCCTGGGCGACAGCGGCGCGGTGAACGGACCGGAGGGCGGCCCCACCGACTGGCAGTCGATCGACTGGCACAAGGCGGAGGAGGAAGTACGGCGGCTGAGGCAGAGGATCTTCACGGCATCACAGGCAGGGGACCTCAAGAAGGTCCGCAATCTCCAGAAACTGATGCTCCGTTCCCGCTCCAACACGCTGCTGAGCGTGCGGCGGGTGACGGAGATCAACGCTGGCCGCAAGACGGCCGGGGTCGACGGGAGGGTCGTCCTGCTGCCCCAGGGCAAGGCCGAGCTGGCCGACTGGATGCAGCATCGGGCGACACTCTGGAAGCCCCGGCCCGTCAAGCGGGTGTTCGTGCCGAAGGCAGGCGGCCGTCAGCGCGGACTCGGGATCCCCGTGATCATTGACCGGTGTCTTCAAGCCGTGGCGGTGAACGCGCTGGAGCCCGAGTGGGAGGCACGGTTCGAGCCGAGGTCCTATGGATTTCGGCCCGGCCGTGGCTGCCATGACGCGATCGGAGTGATCTTCCTCGTCGTCAAGGGCAAGAACCCGAGACGGCAGTGGATCCTTGACGCGGATCTGGCGGCGGCATTCGACCGCATCGACCATGACCGCCTCCTGGCCGCTCTCGGCCACTTCCCCGCCCGGGGACTGGTCAAGCAGTGGATGAAGGCGGGTGTGCTCGATCGCGGGCGGCTGTCCCCGACCGAGGAAGGGGTCCCGCAAGGCGGGATCATTTCTCCTGTGCTGATGAACGTGGCCCTGCACGGAATGGAAGCGGCCGCCGGAGTCCGCTACCAGCTCACCGGTGTTGGTGCCGGGGAGCTGAAAGAGGGCTCGCCGAGTCTGGTCAGGTACGCCGATGATCTTGTGACGCTCTGCCACAGCCGTGGCGAGGCCGAGCAGGTCAAGGAACGGCTTGCCGGGTGGCTGGCGCCCAGGGGCCTTGCCTTCAACGAGGACAAGACACGCATCGTGCACCTCGACGAGGGCTGTGACTTCCTGGGATTCACCATCCGCCGTTACCACGGCGTGCTGCTGATCAAGCCGAGCAAGGCGGCCGTGCGACGGATCCGGGCACGGCTCACCGCCGAAGTGCGGGCTCTTCGGGGCCAGAACGCGACGGCGGTGATCGCCAAGCTCAACCCCATCATCCGGGGCTGGGCTGCCTACTACCGGGGCGTGGTGTCCAGCGAGATCTTCACCGCGCTGGACAACCACGTGTGGAAACTGGTCTACAAGTGGGCCAGGCACACCCACCCGAACAAGTCGAGGGGCTGGGTCGCCGCTCAGTACTTCGGCCGGTTCAACCGCTCCAGGCAGGACCGGTGGGTCTTCGGCGACCGGGCCTCCGGCCGCTATCTCACCAAGTTCTCCTGGACGAAGATCGTCAGACATCAGCTGGTCGCCAAGGGCGCGTCTGTGGACGATCCCGCGCTGGCCGACTACTGGGCCTCCCGGCGCCACAGGAACAAACCGCCGCTGAGTCCGTACGGACTACGCCTGCTCCAGGCGCAGCACGGACGGTGTTCCCTCTGCGGGGACCTCCTTCTGCACGCCGACCGGCAGCCGCAAAGCCCCCAGGAATGGGAGCAGTGGCTGCGGGTGACCCGGATGGCGGTGCGGAGCAATGCACTCACCGTCACCCCGGACGGAGACCAGTCCGACGATCACGTCGCATTCCAAATGATCCACACCCATTGTCACCGTCGACGCGGCGGCAGGGGCCCGGCGACTCCGGGGGCCTCGTGA